The genomic window GCTGTTCGCGCTCACCACCGTCTCCACTACGTTGATTCAGGGCTGGCTGTTTTCCGCAAGCCTGCTGGCCATCCTCACCGCACACGAGTTCGGCCATTATTTCGCGGCGAAATACTGGCGCGTCCCGGCCACCCTGCCTTACTTTATTCCCTTCCCGTCGCTGTTCGGAACAATGGGGGCATTCATCAAGATGTCGCCGCGCATCCCGCACCGTCGCGCGCTATTTGACATTGCCGCCGCAGGGCCGCTGGCCGGATTGATCGTCGCGCTGCCCGTAACCTACATTGGGATCACGTTATCCAGGATCATCCCGAAAACGGCGGTGCCGGGAAATTCCATCTCGCTGAGCGAGCCGCTGCTGTTTCAGGGATTAAGCTGGCTGGCGCACGGCAGTCAGGCTGACAGCGTGGACATGATGCTCCACCCGCTGGCGTTCGCCGGATGGGCCGGGCTGTTCGTCACCGCGCTGAACCTGCTGCCTATTGGCCAACTCGATGGCGGACACATCTCGCACTCGCTGTTCGGAGCGCGCAGCCGCGCAGTAGCCATGTCCATGTTCGCGGGCCTGTTGGCATACAGCGTATGGGATTTCACTCCGACATGGATTCCGTTGATGATTCTGCTGCTGGTGTTCGGCGTGAAGCACCCGCGCCAAATCGACGACGGCCTTCCACTAGGCTGGCCACGAACGTCTCTGGGCGTGCTTCTGGCCGTGATCTTTTTCACCTGCTTCAGCCTGTCGCCCATTACGTTCTAAGCTCTGGCAAAAGCACATCCGCTCGGACTCACTTCATGCGCATCATCGCGGGACAACATAAGGGACGCCGACTCAAGACGCTGCCCGGCTTGGGACTTCGTCCCACCAGCGACAGGCTGCGCGAAACGCTATTCAATATTCTCGCCCCCTGGATACAGGACGCCGTCTTCATCGACTGCTATGCGGGAACAGGCGCGGTGGGAGTGGAAGCTCTCAGCCGCGGTGCGCGGCGAGTTTATCTCATCGAGTCCGATCTCGCCGCCGCGAGTATTATCGAAAGTAATCTGGCCTTTCTGCCGTCGCGGGAGCAAGTTTCCTGCTGGCGCATAACGGGCCACGCTGGACTGAAGCGCATGACCACGCTGGGCGTTCACGCCGACATCTGCTTTCTCGATCCACCCTACCCGGCCCTGACGGAAGCGCTCGATGATATTCGTGTGTTGGTGGAGGGGAGCGTGATGCGCCCGCAGGGTTGGATCATTCTGGAGCACGCTAAGCGCGACGCAACTCCCCAGAGCATCGGTGGTCCGCCTCATTGCTGGCAGCGCACCCGCCTGCTTACGCAAGGCACCAGCGCACTGAGTTTCTACCGCATCGCTTCCCATGCAACCGGCAGCGGTACAATTTAGTTAGCCTGGTTAGTAATGCGAATTGCCTGGGCTTGTGCGATGGCTTAGGACACGATCAACGGAGGACACTTTGGCGGGATACTATCATCAGGATGACTTGGCGCACTTTGCCGATATGGGCAAGAACGCGCCCGAGCTGTGGAAGAAATTCTCGGAGTGGTACGGCGCGGTCTTCGCCGAAGGCGCGCTCAGCGAACGCGAGAAGGCGCTGATCGCCCTGGGCGTGGCGCACGCTGTCCAGTGCCCCTATTGCATCGATGCCTACACGCAGACGTGCCTG from Acidobacteriota bacterium includes these protein-coding regions:
- a CDS encoding 4-carboxymuconolactone decarboxylase, producing the protein MAGYYHQDDLAHFADMGKNAPELWKKFSEWYGAVFAEGALSEREKALIALGVAHAVQCPYCIDAYTQTCLEKGSNLDQMTEAVHVASAIRGGASLVHGMQMRRAAEKVSM
- a CDS encoding site-2 protease family protein produces the protein MSDLSTRDPYSPPLPKPYVYSPEPYRYPSYSDTTLPVPPKPKYWLHILLFALTTVSTTLIQGWLFSASLLAILTAHEFGHYFAAKYWRVPATLPYFIPFPSLFGTMGAFIKMSPRIPHRRALFDIAAAGPLAGLIVALPVTYIGITLSRIIPKTAVPGNSISLSEPLLFQGLSWLAHGSQADSVDMMLHPLAFAGWAGLFVTALNLLPIGQLDGGHISHSLFGARSRAVAMSMFAGLLAYSVWDFTPTWIPLMILLLVFGVKHPRQIDDGLPLGWPRTSLGVLLAVIFFTCFSLSPITF
- the rsmD gene encoding 16S rRNA (guanine(966)-N(2))-methyltransferase RsmD yields the protein MGRAVRHRAEPAAYWPTRWRTHLALAVRSAQPRSSHVHVRGPVGIQRMGFHSDMDSVDDSAAGVRREAPAPNRRRPSTRLATNVSGRASGRDLFHLLQPVAHYVLSSGKSTSARTHFMRIIAGQHKGRRLKTLPGLGLRPTSDRLRETLFNILAPWIQDAVFIDCYAGTGAVGVEALSRGARRVYLIESDLAAASIIESNLAFLPSREQVSCWRITGHAGLKRMTTLGVHADICFLDPPYPALTEALDDIRVLVEGSVMRPQGWIILEHAKRDATPQSIGGPPHCWQRTRLLTQGTSALSFYRIASHATGSGTI